One part of the Alistipes onderdonkii genome encodes these proteins:
- a CDS encoding NAD(+)/NADH kinase, with the protein MKIILFSRRQLSHTAAEICQLFDALCLFGFDYAVNEEFAPLVTELTGMQIPPEKVYGHCVGRQPADSLMVCYGGDGTLLEGVHRLCGAPIPIMGINAGHLGFLTSAPSAGLNLIFEEVAAGRLTTEPRSMIEATGDYAEQPDTELGLNEFTVQRHGAGMISVETYVDEQMVATYHGDGVIVSTPTGSTAYSLSAGGPVVAPTCACLVISPLAPHNLTMRPVVIPDSATITLRIDARRSDAFVTLDSRVYAIGQEAAFTIKRAEQKIFLAVPHNISFYDTLRNKMMWGIDIRS; encoded by the coding sequence ATGAAAATCATACTTTTTTCCCGCAGGCAGCTCTCCCACACCGCAGCCGAGATATGCCAATTGTTCGATGCACTGTGCCTTTTCGGGTTCGACTACGCCGTCAACGAGGAGTTCGCCCCCCTCGTCACCGAACTCACGGGCATGCAGATCCCGCCCGAAAAGGTCTACGGGCACTGCGTAGGCCGGCAGCCCGCCGACAGCCTGATGGTCTGTTACGGCGGCGACGGCACGCTGCTCGAAGGCGTACACCGTCTCTGCGGCGCCCCGATCCCCATCATGGGCATCAACGCCGGGCACCTCGGGTTCCTGACCAGCGCCCCGAGCGCCGGGCTGAACCTGATCTTCGAAGAGGTCGCGGCAGGGCGCCTCACCACCGAGCCCCGCTCGATGATCGAAGCCACGGGCGACTATGCCGAGCAGCCCGACACGGAGCTGGGGCTCAACGAATTCACCGTACAGCGCCACGGCGCCGGCATGATCTCGGTCGAAACCTACGTCGACGAGCAGATGGTGGCCACCTACCACGGCGACGGCGTGATCGTCTCGACCCCCACGGGGTCGACGGCCTACTCGCTCAGCGCCGGCGGCCCCGTCGTAGCCCCGACATGCGCCTGCCTGGTGATTTCCCCCCTGGCCCCGCACAACCTCACGATGCGCCCCGTGGTCATCCCCGACTCGGCCACGATCACGCTCCGCATCGACGCCCGGCGCTCCGACGCATTCGTCACCCTCGACAGCCGCGTATACGCCATCGGACAGGAGGCGGCATTCACGATAAAACGCGCCGAACAGAAGATTTTTTTGGCCGTACCGCACAATATATCATTTTATGACACGTTACGGAATAAAATGATGTGGGGCATCGACATCCGCAGTTGA
- the uppS gene encoding polyprenyl diphosphate synthase, producing the protein MSEQNRIPQHVAIIMDGNGRWAELRGKERYEGHVAGVEPVRASLRAAARWGVKYLTLYAFSTENWGRPAQEVDALMELFCKSVVNETPELIRQGVEIRMIGDRTRFSEKVQRYLCEAEQRTAGGKTLTLILALNYSSRSEITRAVQRIAARVAAGELAPEEISEGTVSASLDTAPYPNPDLVVRTSGECRLSNFLLWQASYAELYFPEVLWPDFTEEEFDRAMEEYARRDRRFGLVK; encoded by the coding sequence ATGAGCGAGCAGAATCGCATACCGCAACACGTCGCCATCATCATGGACGGCAACGGCCGCTGGGCCGAGCTGCGCGGCAAGGAGCGTTACGAAGGCCATGTTGCAGGTGTGGAACCTGTCCGGGCATCGTTGCGCGCAGCGGCACGCTGGGGAGTCAAGTACCTGACGCTCTATGCGTTCTCGACCGAAAACTGGGGGCGTCCCGCACAGGAAGTCGACGCGCTGATGGAGCTTTTCTGCAAGAGCGTGGTCAACGAGACCCCGGAACTGATCCGCCAGGGGGTGGAGATCCGGATGATCGGTGACCGCACACGATTTTCGGAGAAGGTGCAGCGCTACCTCTGCGAGGCCGAGCAACGGACGGCCGGGGGCAAGACGCTGACGCTGATCCTTGCGCTCAACTATTCGTCGCGCAGCGAGATCACGCGCGCCGTGCAGCGCATCGCCGCACGGGTCGCAGCCGGAGAGCTCGCCCCGGAGGAGATCTCCGAGGGGACGGTCAGCGCTTCGCTCGACACGGCGCCCTACCCGAACCCCGATCTGGTCGTCCGCACCAGCGGCGAATGCAGGTTGAGCAATTTCCTGCTCTGGCAGGCATCCTATGCCGAACTTTATTTTCCGGAGGTGCTGTGGCCCGATTTCACCGAAGAGGAGTTCGACCGGGCAATGGAGGAATACGCCCGCCGCGACCGACGTTTCGGGCTGGTTAAATAG